aacatccattcggtgttgtcattaaatttgcgtgacctggtgtctgccactgtatttagcttacctggcaggtaagttgctgatagccaaatatgtctttcgacacaccattgccagattgtgttgaccaatttgttgcatgatatcgttttatgctgcccatatggttaatgtaggccgccACCATAgtattattgtctatttgtaaccgtacatgcaagtgatgcatatttgatgcatatgcttttaaaccgtaaaaggcacccaacatctctagatagttaatgcccaatgtaagtagtaatgatgactctgggttagtccatctaccacctgtgctggatatggagttagttgctccccagccttgagcactggcatctgtttggataactaaagtaaggttaatgatgatgatagggctggaactatgccaaacgttttctacccaccactgtagctctgatattgcttcagtgggtaatttcatgatacgatcataatgacctgcatgtcgttttagtgcctgtacctttgctctttgtaagttttgatagtgcaaaggtccaaattgtgtagccggaaatgctgctaccattttctcaattactcttgccacttgtcgaatagttggtcgctcgttgaccattaaattgttacatgattgtgccaattccgttgttttgtcttttggtaAAGTTATGtggacatgtggactgagttaatagtGAAGTCCAagaagtccatggttgtggatggcttcaatttagatttatctggatgtaagacaaatccccaaggtttcaaacaattatttggtagctgatacagctgatatagccaattccatggttttgcctactattaagatatcatcaagatatgccatgacaatatgtttttgtctcctTAAtatgccagggctggttttagtatcttggtgaataatcttggggctgatgttaacccgtgGGTAACACTTTAAACTGTCATTGTTGccacatccaggtaaatttcaggtatctgcgatgatccttatgaatgggtactgaatagtaaacatctttgaGGTCAacgcttgccatgaagtatcctttggaaattagttgtttggcagtaacaaaacgtttccattttgaaatgtacatacttaacaaacagatttagtgaagttaagtcaatgatgatgcgacatccaccatcttttttggttttagtaaatatattagacacaaaattccaagggttcatgttttgtttttttcaatgatacccttagtgattagtctcaccagttcagcttgtctctCTCGTTTTtcttaactgagagggaaaaaaccctctggggtgaatgctgaactggtggcaatttttctagtgcaaactgtattttgtatccacgaatgctattgagtatatacttgtcactcgtgatagactcccatgcttccttaaacaggtgtaatctccccctgttagtattgagcccctactttctatatgctggtaggaaccagacccacccacctccatggttatgggtgtttcttctgctTCTTCACAGGATGACGAGCCTTTTGTGTTGTCTGACGTGTTGGTGAGGTTTGGGGATGgctcattttccatggggtccgctctgggccttggcctaaaaaaggcttccggtggtGGTATGCgaaccccgagctttcaccagtcccatagggtagacgtcgactggtggacgcgatggggtactGCCACTTCGGTTTTGTGGTTTTGGTTTTGCTCGTCCCggagcctgccctcatgaggctgaaaGCTTTGGAAGCCTCCTCCATGTCTTTGACTTTTTtggtgaggtctttgccaaagagcagtgtatcTGACTCAATGGTTGGAGTTTTACACAAGCCCGtgaatttcgggttgagggcaggtcttataaacTCCTTGCGGAGGTTATTCATCTCGAATTGTGTATTGCACAGCAGTGCGAGGGTGTCCTGCTGGTTTATGGTCATTTCTGTACCATCCACAGAACGAGTAAATgaggtgatggctgacgtcagaagcctgaggatccgctgaagTTTTAGTTCCTGATTTTGAATATTtgacccaacgtgcccccagatttggctgttgacagccggcacgtTAAGCGATTCACAATTTTCAGGAGCTGTATATTGTTCTaagacctcattaaccacctgctcctgtaggggcctgttggataggtggttaatgctggccgctagtttttgctctaatggccgtccttcacgtggggctgccacgtagcggtccacgtAGAGAccaaaactaggctcaataatggccaaccccactcacccactccacgccctgaaggtgatcaagtgcagcatcttcagtcagagactgattgcaccaatgtgcaaaacggagagacataggaagtcttgtataccagctgctataaggttttataatgcacaaaaattttaacttattatgtattgaagatatctgtggaaatgtgtggtgttatgtctgtcttgaagctgttgtggcactgtaatttcctgtaaaggattattaaaggttattcaattcaaccacacccagcagctcttcctgttcctgtacccctggcgtactcccgacttcttcagccattgacccctcttcttgaccagcccagccctggtcgccacagCTGTCAtcggatgagggggaagcgatggccagtgcacgatgcactgtggagggagtgcctgaattCCCCCTGCAAAACTGCTCCTCACGAAgcacgtctcgctggagcatacgctccataagccgctccatgcggctcaggcggctgtctctgccccgagCGGGCAGTGAGACGTCTTCGTCCGACGAATcagaaaccaccggccggatggtATTCTTAGTGGCTttacatccagtccgctgctcaggcgctagggagactgggctcggctcggtatcggggatggcggagcgctgagttagcggtcctaccgcctcctgccctccactgatggaacgctcctccgttggagtcgaacgggggacaggcttcttggaggggaggctggctggactatggtgccatcctcaccttggtgccatttatgttatgttgagtcgtggactttctgtgtttgtgcttttttaaaattcaatttcaattttatttttaatatgttttattatttatatattattatttttttttaatgattttttttatgatactgcctgtaagggaaattcattttgttgtctcaaattgagacaatgacaataaatttgcatacaatacaatacaatacaattggaGAGCCTTGTTCTGTTCATTTTTCTTAGCTGTTGGAACAAAGCAAAAACTCTTCTTTTGCCAAGAAAAACCGACCTCAGAGTGaccttacctgacggtccgtctttttaaaACTGTAGCGGGAgggcctgactcccgctgcgtcgctgttgcactgcgtgaatgcaatgtcgcgcatgcgtgctgagcgggctcttcacgtagtcactcatgtgactccgaagtaaaattgcacacaatactccatgattgaatggcggagtagacttgatgggccgaatggcctaattctaccactttcaattatgaccttatgaaaggtgagtctgaacaagtgtctcaacccgaaacatcatacattccttctctccagagatgaatgttggggaatccagaacctggggccacagtttaagaataaggagtaaagccatcaacggagatgaggaaacactttttcacacagagagttgtgagtctgtggaattctctgcctcagagggcggtggagggcagtttctctggatgctttcaagagagagctagatagggctgtcaggggatatggggagaaggcaggaacggggtcctaattgtggatgatcagccatgatcacattgaatggtggtgctggctcgaagggccgaatggcctactcctgcacccattgcctattgtcaattgctgcctgtacccctgagttcctccagcgttttgtgtccacctttggtttaaaccagcatctgcagttcctgcctacacctATACCTATGCCAATACGTACACATTTACCTATCCCTAAACATATAGGTATATGCACACCTGTAGCATACCTATATCTGTACCTATACTGTCATGGATACCTACACCTATGGCATATCGATACCTATGCACATACCTATACCTGCGCCCATACATTTAACGATACCTATACCCATATATAtaccatgtaggaaggaactggagatgcagctttactgaagatagacacaaatagctggagtagctcagcggacaggcagcatctttggagacaaggaatgggtttcaggtcgagaccctttgtcagacttctTCAGAACCAATATATATATACCTATACATATACCTGTACCTACACCTGCACCAATACTGGCAATTGCTCGTtcgggactcgtgtagatgggacaccttggtcagcgtggacaagttgggccgaagggcctgtttccacactatgactctctGCCTAACAGGCAGAAGTCTTTTTCCAGGGAAGTAGACATCTTGGGGTAGAATCTGAAGACCtgatatattcttgatttgtacggatgtcagggggttatggggagaaggcaggagaatggggctaggagggagagatagatcagccatgattgatggagtagacttgatgggccgaatggctttattctgctccttgaacttaggaacatgacatagttttaaggtgagaggagaaatatttaataggaacctgtggggcaacacagagggtggcgggtgtacagaacgagctgccagaggaggtagttgaggcagggactatagcatcatttaaaagacattcggacaggtacatggataggaaaggtttagagagatactagatcaagtgcagacccgttgggtgtgCTCCCCCAACCCACCCGTTCTTACCTGTAGCCCCCAGGGAAGGCATGGTCCTCCGTCTCAAGCCATCCAcgaacgtaagattccaacaCTCCCCttacctccctcagcagtggactttgaaaaaattccaattgcactttgaatggagcggctgggcttgtacactctggagtttagaaggatgagaggatatcttattgaaacatataagaatattaagggtttggacacgctagaggcaggaaacatgttcccgatgttgggggagtccagaaccaggagccacacagtttaagaataaggggtaagccatttagatgaggagatgaggagacactttttcacacagagagttgtgagtctgtggaattctctgcctcagggggcggtggaggccggttctctggatactttcaagtgagagctagatagggctcttaatgatagcggagtcaggggatatggggagaaggcaggaacggggtactgattggggatgatcagccatgatcaaattgaacggcagtgctggctcgaaaggccgaatggcctactcctccacctattgtctattgacacttgCCCTGCGTGTTTCAATAGTgattcgccctccccctcctgtgaggtgaaaagttcagagtgtccctgtgtcgcaacattgtatcgaagtgtgttggaaactggcaggaatgattttaaaagtaAAAACCTTAtgcaagttggcatttttaaagctttaatcgtaaACAacatgtcaaatataggatgaaatcttcattgaggctggtctctgctagctgagccattgtgacgtcatcagttgaaatgtggttttaaattcaaagtcttttgacttttttacACTTTTAATCATTAATGTCGAgaataagtcaagaaataaagcataaaatgttcagcaaAGGTGATTCCTGCTTCGAGGGGgaaaatgtcaatcagaatatgtaaaaatgtaatcgttaccgtatagtgtttttgcgaagatgtaaagacaaccacatacacacacacatatacacacatatatacacacacacatatacacacatatatacgcacacatatacacacacacacatatacacaaacacatatacaatatatacacacacatacacacacacacacatatacacacacatatatatacacacacacatatacatacacacacacacacatacacacacatatacacacgtacaagatcggGCTTTTAATAAGTATATATGATACGATGGACCAGacttgggcaagttggactaatgtagatggggcatctgggttgGCGTGGgcgagtagggccgaagggcctgtttccgtgctgtatgactcaacaaGAAGCTGGGCATTGACAAATATTTCTTCCAGGTTCTGGGAGCTAAAGAATACCCTGTTTCTgtgtggcgcagcgttagagttgctgcctcacagcgccagagacacgggttcaatcccgactacgggtgctgtctgtacatagtctgTACatagttctccccgtaacctgtgtgggttttctccggaatctccgctttcctcccacgtacaggtttgttaattgactttggtaaaattgtaaattgccccgtgtgtgtgtgtgtgtgcgtgcgtgtgtatctgtgtgtgtgtgtgtgtatctgtgtgtgtgtgtgtgtgtgtgtatctgtgtgtgtgtgtgtgtatctgtgtgtgtgtatctgtgtgtgtgtatctgtgtgtgtgtgtgtgtgtgtgtatctgttgtgtgtatctgtgttgtgtgtgtgtatctgtgtgtgtgtgtgtatctgtgtgtgtgtatctgtgtgtgtatgtgtatgtgtgtgtgtgttgtgtgtatctgtgttgtgtgtatgtgtgatagtgttagtgtgcggggatcgctggttggtgcggacatggtgggccgaagggcctgtttccatgctgtatctccaaagtaaacttaACTAATGAAGACGTGACAACCTGTTGCAGGGTGAAGCCAAGAATCTTTGCGTGTTTTATTTACCAAATGTTACACAACTCAGTCATGAAtggccactggggggggggggggggggagggagtgggggggggagggggggggggggggagggggggggaatgcaagagatacagagagagatggATTAATGGGAGCAGAGAAGCCAAAGAAAACACGAGTGGTATGACCGACCACAAATCAGCGGAGAAGAAACATCTCCTCGCACTTGATCCAATGCAACAGACAAAAGTCCAATCAGGTTTTGATGAGTGGTTGAGTTTGTGACAAATCTATATTGTGGCCGCAATCAGTCCAGATTCAGAGGATGTCGACACGGATCGCTTGTAATGGGCTTGGACACTCTGGCTGACGAGCCCTTTACTAGCCAAGAGTTTGACCAGGTTCCTCCTGAACTTCACCCCGATGAAGGCGTAGAGGATTGGGTTGATGCAGCTGTGCGTGTAGCCCAGGGTTAGCGTGGCGGTTATTGCCTTGTCCAAGTGGTCGCGTCTGGCGCAGGTCTGGTTGATGAGACTGCTCCTCATCAGTGTATCCACGAAGACCGTGACGTTGTGGGGCAGCATGCACGCCAGGAAGGCCAGCACCACAGCGATGACGACCTTCATGGCTTTCTGCTTCTGGAAGCCCTTGGTCTGGCACAGTTTCCACACGGTGACGGAGTAGCAGAAGACCATGGCGGCCAGCGGCACGAGGAAGCCCATCACGTGCCGTACAAACCTGGTGGCGGTTCTCCAGTTGTCGATCGAATGTGCGTCGAGGTTCTCGTAGCACAGGGTTCTGCGATCATAGATCAACTCACCCTTGTAGAGGACGGGCAAGGACAGGAGCAGGGCCACGAGCCAGACGATGGCACACGCCAGTTTGACCATCCACGGTCTCTTGCGGCCGTGCGACTGGGCAGAGCGGAC
This sequence is a window from Leucoraja erinacea ecotype New England unplaced genomic scaffold, Leri_hhj_1 Leri_162S, whole genome shotgun sequence. Protein-coding genes within it:
- the LOC129716047 gene encoding C-X-C chemokine receptor type 2-like, yielding MDSSNFSHYDYEDMFENYSDLDYSMLDLSTAPCMHTSIDNWINVMLAAIYSLVCLLAVTGNVLVLLVILHNRRTITSTDVYLLHLATADLLFALTLPFWAVDAVSGWVFGDAMCKVISMLQEVNFYSGILLLACISVDRYLAIVRSAQSHGRKRPWMVKLACAIVWLVALLLSLPVLYKGELIYDRRTLCYENLDAHSIDNWRTATRFVRHVMGFLVPLAAMVFCYSVTVWKLCQTKGFQKQKAMKVVIAVVLAFLACMLPHNVTVFVDTLMRSSLINQTCARRDHLDKAITATLTLGYTHSCINPILYAFIGVKFRRNLVKLLASKGLVSQSVQAHYKRSVSTSSESGLIAATI